GGCGCCCTGGCGGCGGCTTTGGGCCGGGGCCGTCACGTATCACCCCTCGGCCGACGCGACATCGAGCAGAGGCACGGCGTGTCCTGCCGTAGCCGAGAGAGCGCGCAGATCTCGCACGGTTCCTTCCAGGAGGCATCCCGTCATGGTTCTCTTCCTGATCCTGCTCATCGCCGGAATCGCTCTGGTCGCCATCGGCGCGGCCGTCGGCGGCATGCCCTACCTGATGTCCACCGGCGTACTGCTTCTCGTCGTCGATCTGCTCTACCTGGCGGCCCGCTCCATCTGGCGCTCCACCCGGCGCCCGGCCCGCTGACCGGCTCCCCGCCGATCACGTCATGGCCGGCACGTCGCCCCTCAACGCCAGTCACCACAAGGGGATCGGTTCGACGGGGACCTGGGCACGTCGGCCGGTGAGCGGGCCAGGGTGAGGGTCCGGTCCCGACCGAAGTGGCAGACGGTGGCCATGGCCGGTCGGTCGTGGTGTTCGGTGTTCGTGCAGACCGCTTCCGGAGTGCCGATCCTGCGCCCCCTTCGGGTCCACGACGTCGTGGGTCGCACCACTTCGGACATCGGCGGAACGGATCACGCCCTGCCCCCGGCGGCCGCGTGCGTCGTGCTCCAACGACCCCGGCGTATACACACCGGGGTCGCCCTTCCGGGCCGGTCGCACGTGAGAGTGTGCCGACCCGCTTTCATGCTATGTCTGGTGCACATTTCGGGCATCCGGTAGCATCCAGCAGTGGTTGCGCAACGCAACAGTCGTGCCGGGGACGCCCGACTGCCCATCGGCGACGCACACCGAAGTGTGGCCGGGCCCCTGCGGCCGTGCAGGCTGGCGGCCCTGCCGTGACGCCGGTCAGGCCCCCAGACCGGCGAGGGGTTCGGATCCGCTGATGAATGCGCGGGCCACGTCGGCCAGGCGCCGGTTGTGGGCGCGGGCGTAACCACGCAGCGCGGTGAACGCCTGCTCCATGTCGATGCCCTGCCGTTCGGCGAGTTTCCCCTTCGCCTGTTCGATCAGTACCCGGCTGTTCAACGCCGTCTGCAGCTGTTCGTTGAGCACCGTGCCGCGGTGGACGGTGCGTTGTTGCAGCAGGCTGATGGTGGCGACGTCGGCCAGCGCCTGGGCGATGAGGGTGGCGGGTGGGTCGAAGGGGCCGGGGGCGGCGCGGAAGAGGTTCAGGGCGCCCACGGTCTCGTCCCGCAGGCGCATGGGCAGGGCCTGGACTGCCCCGAAGCCGCTGCGGTGGGCCGCGGTGACGAAGCGTGGCCAGCGGTCGATCTCCCGGGTCAGGTCGTGGATGATCACCGGTGCGCCGGTGTGGAAGCTCTCGAGGCAGGGGCCTTCGTCGTTCTGGAGCTGGAAGAGCTCCAACAGCCGCACCTGTTCGTCGGAGGCGGCCATGACGCGGAGTTTGCCGTCACGGTCGGCGAGCAGCACCCCGGCGGCGCTCGCGTCGAGCATGCCCACGCAGCGGTCGGTCAGCAGGCGCAGGAAGTCCATGAGGTCGAAGTCGGCGACCAGGTTGTCGGCCAGCTCGACGAAGGTCTTGGCCAGAAGCTGTTGATCCATCGTGGGCACCCTCGATTGAGACTAATCCCTGCCTGAAGGGGCGGGAAGTGCGGCATGTTCGTCGGTCGGCACCCATACGTCAGGTTTCCTCATCGGTCCGGTCCGGCTCCGCGTCCGGTGAGAAGCGAAGCCGACGGGCCACCACGTCCGCGGCCACGTCGGCGAGCCGGCGTCCCCGCGCATAGGCGTAGGCGCGAAGCCGGACGAAGGCTTCTTCGATGCCGACGCCGAGCTGGACGGTCAGGATGCCGTTGGCCTGGTCGATCTCCGCCCGGTACGCGCCCAGGTCCTCGAAGCTCTGTTCCGGAATCGGTCCGCCGGTCGGCGCACCTGTCTCGTCGATCCTTGTATCGAGCAGGATCAACGTCGCCAGATCGGCGAACGCCAGTGCGTCGGCCAGTTCCTCCGCGTCCAGCGCGGTCGGCACGTCGGCGTACAGGTCCAGAACTCCCGGGCTGATCGCCCCCATCTGCAGGGGGAGCGCGAAGACCGCGCGGGCTCCGGCTTCCAGGGCCGCGTCGGCGAACACCGTCCAGCGGTCCTGCAGATCACGGGTGAGCAGATCGGGTGTCAGGACGGCCGAGCCGTGCAGGAAGGCGTCCACGCAGGGTCCCTCGCCCAGGGTGAGCTGGAGCTCTTCCAGCTGCTCGCTGACGTCGTCGGTGCTGCACAACGGATGGCTCGGCGCGGACCGGGACATCGCCGACATCCCGGCCCCGCCGACCGGCAGCGCGGCCACGGCCGCGGTGCACACGTCCACCACACCGACCCGGGCACCACGCCTGACCGCCTGCTCGGCCACCAGCATCCGAATGCGGGCCGACCGCCTGTCAGGCCCCACCAGGGCCACCGCCTCCACGCGTCACGACAAGGCCGTCCACCTTCGCCCCGGTTCGTTCCCCGACGGGACATGCCGGCGCGCGGAACGTGGTGGCACCGGCCGGCCTGCGAAGCTCTCCGACGTCCGTCCACCCCCAGGAGCGGAGCGCAGCGAGAGTGGGGCGATCGGCCCGGTCCACCAGCGTGGCGCCGAGTGATGCCTGGTGGTCGGTCAGCAGCCGCTCCAGCAGACGACGGGCCAGACCTCGGTCCTGCGGGTGCGGCCGGATCATGATGTCGCCGAACGCGAAGACACCGCCGGACACCGTGGGTTGATCGATGCGGCACGGCAATGCACCCTCGAAGTCGAACCACCAGGAGCCGTCGCCGCGCACCGGGAATCCGAAGGCGCATCCCATCGGTCTGTCATTCTCGCCGATCACCATGGCGAATCCCGGTCGGCGCATGTCCGTGGCGGGACGGGCCGATAAGTTCTGGCGGCCGGGACGGCGGTATGCGTCACCCGGCGCCGTTACGCGGGACTCCACATACAGATCCGCCAGTTCTTCACGCAGGCTCTCCACCGGCCAACGGTTCAGCCGACGCGACCGCACCGGAGCGATGGCGGAGGGATCGCCCTCCGCAGGCTTCCGTGACTGTCCCCGCGCGGGTTCGGCCGTCATCGCACATCGCCCGAGAGAAGAGGCGCAAGCGGGACAGTCCGCTGCGGCGGGGCTGGAACGGGCGGGGCCGAGGCGTCCACGAGGGGAGGTTGCAGGTGTCCGAACGGTAGGCCGAGGAGCAGGAACCCGCAGCCGACGACGTCGAGAATCCGAGCCAGCGTCGGTGGCGGATGGTGCAGTCGCAGGGTCCCGCCGACCACGGTGGCCTGCTGCGCGGCGCGGAGGAATGCGTTGAGTCCGGTGCAGTCGCAGAAGGTGACGGAGACGAGGTCGACGTCGATGGCGCGGATACCGTCCCGCAGGCAGCGCTCCAGGGACGCGCGCACCAAGGGCACGGATTCCAGGTCGATCTCACCGGACAGGGTGACCAGGGCCCGAATCTCTCGGTCCTGGCGGTACACGGTGAGCTGGGGAAGGGGCATGACGCCTCGGTTCAGAAGACCATCCGGCAGTGGGCGCGGTGGTGCCGGAGTCCCGGCATCCTGGGCGTGCTCCCGGCAGGGGCGTACGTTCGGCGGAGGCGGAGCAACGGCCGGTCCGACAGTCTGCGCAGCAGGACAGAGGACCCACCCAGTTCCCTCCAGGGATGCGCCGGGTGACAGACGAACAGTCCGCACCCCGCAGCCATCTGTGTTCAGCAACGGCATGCCGCCGGGGTCTGGGACGTCTGTGCAGCAGTGTAGTCCTCGCGCCGTGTGGTGGACGGTCCGAAGCCGCCCGGTCCCAGGATGTGGACGGAGCAGAAACGTGGTGGCGCGCGCCTGTCCGAGGCATCGCAGGGTACGTGAAGCACTCAAGGCGACCGCTCGAGTACGGCACCACGTGCGCCGACCGCGGAGATGGCTCGTATGACGGAGCCGAACAGTTCCCCCTCGCGGCAGCCCGATCCAGCGAAGCCCCGCACTCGCCCGGACCGACGACGTTCGTGACGGGTCGCCACATGGCCCGGGCGCGAGGGCGAGGGAAGCGGGATCCACTTGGAATCCGGGATGGCTCCCCCTTCGGAGCCCGGACCGGATGAGGGAACGCATCACCTTGCTCGACAGCGACGTCCATTTCCCCTGACTCACCACCCGGACGAGAAGGTCGCCATCTGCGCGGGCTTCCTCACCCGCGCGGCTGCGTGCTTCCACACGCACGGCATCACCCGCATCGAACGCGTGCTCACCGACAACGCCTGGGCCTGCCGCGAGGGCCTGGCCCGGAAACAGGCCCTCGCCGAGATCGGCGCGACCGGAAAGCTGACGCGCGCCTACCGGCCCCAGACCAACGGCAAGGTCGAACGCTTCAACCACACCCTGCTCGACGAATGGGCCTACCTGCGGCCCTGCACCAGCGACGACGAACGCACGGCCGCCCTGGACGACTTCCTCCACGGCTACAACTGCCATCGCTGCCACACCGCCCTCGGAGGCCGGCCACCCATCAGCCGTGTGAACAACGCTGCGGGTGGATACAACCAGGGCTTCCTGCTGATGATCTCCTGCGCATGCGGGCGGCGGCCCTTCGCGAGCAACCGACCGCCTCCTC
The window above is part of the Streptomyces sp. NBC_00425 genome. Proteins encoded here:
- a CDS encoding GAF and ANTAR domain-containing protein, giving the protein MDQQLLAKTFVELADNLVADFDLMDFLRLLTDRCVGMLDASAAGVLLADRDGKLRVMAASDEQVRLLELFQLQNDEGPCLESFHTGAPVIIHDLTREIDRWPRFVTAAHRSGFGAVQALPMRLRDETVGALNLFRAAPGPFDPPATLIAQALADVATISLLQQRTVHRGTVLNEQLQTALNSRVLIEQAKGKLAERQGIDMEQAFTALRGYARAHNRRLADVARAFISGSEPLAGLGA
- a CDS encoding ANTAR domain-containing protein is translated as MGPDRRSARIRMLVAEQAVRRGARVGVVDVCTAAVAALPVGGAGMSAMSRSAPSHPLCSTDDVSEQLEELQLTLGEGPCVDAFLHGSAVLTPDLLTRDLQDRWTVFADAALEAGARAVFALPLQMGAISPGVLDLYADVPTALDAEELADALAFADLATLILLDTRIDETGAPTGGPIPEQSFEDLGAYRAEIDQANGILTVQLGVGIEEAFVRLRAYAYARGRRLADVAADVVARRLRFSPDAEPDRTDEET
- a CDS encoding STAS domain-containing protein is translated as MPLPQLTVYRQDREIRALVTLSGEIDLESVPLVRASLERCLRDGIRAIDVDLVSVTFCDCTGLNAFLRAAQQATVVGGTLRLHHPPPTLARILDVVGCGFLLLGLPFGHLQPPLVDASAPPVPAPPQRTVPLAPLLSGDVR